The stretch of DNA TTATAGCAATGAAGGAGTTGATGTTCTTTCTTTGAAAGAACGTAGTTAATGTGTCCATTATATCTAATAAATAAAGTCCCAAAACTACCGTAGAAAAATTAAATAGTTTAAACCACGGGCAAATCAAAATTAGAAGTAACTCTACTACTGAAAAAATCTTTACCCATTTATATACCTTAGGGGATAATAATTCGTACTTAGTTTCTTTATCTTTAATCATTGTTAACTCCGATGTCTAAATTTATTTAACAAATTCAACTCTACCTGAGGCCCACATGGCATAGAAAAATAGGATAGCTGAAGTTATCATTCCTAAAGCGAATGCAAGCAAAATAGCAATAGGACCAATAATTCGATGCTTTTGAAAGAAAGTAGCCAGTGGGTCTACTAAAAGTATCAAATAAGTTCCAATCAAAGATACGCTAAAATCAAACAATTTGAACCATGGAATAACTAAAATTCCAAGTAATACAATTATCGTGATTAACCACGCGAATTTATATCCTTTGGGATTTAAAATTGCTTCACGCATAGTGCCCTTGTATTTGTCTTTTACCATCGCTAACTCCAGTCATGTATATACTGCATACATTTTTTATATTTTAATAGTATATAAAAGAGGCGATATATATTCAAGTTTGTTTTTATTAGTAGAATTAAGCAAATTAAAATACACGACCCCGGTAAACTATCGGGATCATGTATTAGCAGTTTTTATAATAACGGAATATCGTGTTTGGCACATTCAGTGACCATATCTTTAGGCCAGATGCTGGCTTGGACTTCACCAATATGTGCCTTACCTAGCAGCAACATGCAGAGCCGGGATTGACCAATGCCGCCGCCGATTGAATAAGGTAGTTCACCCTTGAGCAGCATTTGGTGGAATGGTAATTGTTCACGGTCGCGGCAATCAGCCTTTGTTAGTTGCTCGTGCAGACTTTCAGGGCTAACCCGGATCCCCATTGAAGAAATTTCGATTTTTTGTTTAAGCGGTTCATACCAGAAAATCAGGTCACCGTTTAATTGCCAATCATCGTAGTCAGGGGCACGACCATCGTGTGGCTTACCACTGCGATTTAATTTGTCGCCGATTTTCATAATAAAGACGGCTTTTTCTTCTTGAGCAATCTTATTTTCCCGCTCTTCAGGACTAATGTCGGGCCAACGATCTTCTAATTCTTGGGTAGTAATAAAATGTACTTCGTCGGGCAAGCGATAAGTAGAGGCTGGGTAACGTGCAGCACATTCAGCTTCAATTTGTTTGATGGCGGCATAAATCTTGTTAACAGTAATTTCCAACGTATCAATGGTGCGATCTTCTTTACTAATAACCTTTTCCCAATCCCATTGGTCAACGTAGATTGAATGGAAGTTATCCATGTCTTCGTCGCGGCGAATAGCATTCATATTGGTATAAAGCCCTTCGTGCATGCCAAAACCATATCTCTTCAAGGCCAGTCGTTTCCACTTGGCAAGGGAATGAACGATTTCAATGGTGTCATCCTTCGGCATGTCTTTAGCGTCAAAGGCAACAGGACGTTCAACACCATTCAGGTTGTCATTAAGACCAGTGTCTTTTTCGACAAACATTGGTGCAGACATCCGTTGCAGGTTGAGCTTTTGCGCCAAAATTTCTTGGAAACGTTCGCGAATAAAAACAATTGCAGCTTCGGTATCGCGAATTGTTAAAGTTGGGTGATATTTTTCTGGTAAAATCAAAGTCATAATTGTAACCTCTAAAATTTCTGGCAAAGAAAAAGCCCTTTGTCCTACTATTATTTATAGGACGAAAGGCTTTTTCCGCGGTACCACCTAAATTGCTCAAAATTGAGCCAACTCATGAAACACTAACATGCTTCACCAGCGTGGTAACGTACTGGGGACGCCGCGACCTACTTTTAAAATTTCAGTGCGGTGCTAAAAGTGTTTTTCAATAATTCAGGGTTTTACCGCATTTCCACTAGCTGCGGCTCACTTGTAAGAGTTAAATTATTTACTCGTCTTTATCATTGCATTTAAATTAATGATATTTAACAACAATTTTCATAAAATTGCAAGTAAAAATTAATTATATTCTATTTAGCTCACGAAAAAGGGCTACTCTGTTATAATAATAAAGAATAGCTAGCGAGGAGAATTTTTATGGCAGATTCATTATTTTCATATCTTATTTTGGATGCTGTTTTGCTTAGTTATACTTGTTATAGTTGGTATTGGCAGGCAAGCATTGATTTGAAAGGACATTACCGGATCTCTTCAATTATTTGGTCAATCGTTATTATTTGGATTGGTTTTAGTTGGGAACTAATTGAAAAAGGAGACACGGGTTTGAGCTTGTTTCTCGCAATCTTTTTAATTATTGGCATCATTGATGGTGCTACAGGATTAGCGCCGAAAAGAGCAGTTGTTTCAGGCTACTTTAGGCGCACGATAGCTTATTCTGATGTTGCAATGGTTACTTTAATTAAAGTTCCCAATCCGAAGAAAAAGACGGTTATTTGTATTTTAACTACGAATAAGCACCGGCAGTATTATCTGCGCTTTTCCAAAAGTGTGACTCAAATAGTTGAGACGTTGAAAGAACGAATACACCATAATGTGCGGATTGAAGTACAAGATATTTTGTAAAGTGAATAAATAAAGGCTGCTAAGAATTAAATTCTAGCAGCCTTTTATTTGTTATAAAATCGGCGATAACATTCGTGAAAAAGCTTGTAAAGTCCGCAGCCAACGTCCTTCTTGAGCAATCATCTTTGGTGTGAGTAAAGTGGAATTTTGCATGTCTTGTTCAAAAGTTTGGGCAACTTCACGGGTAAAGTTCTTATCATAAAAAATTGCGATATCTTCGAAATTAAGGTCATAAGAACGATAGTCTTGATTCATTGAACCAACAGTTGCGAAGTCATCGTCAACGACGATTGTTTTAGCGTGAATAAAACCATGATTGTAAATGTAAATCTTAACACCATAACGCGATAATTCGTTAGCATACCATTGGGTTGCCCGGTAGATAAAGGGATGATCTGGTTTACATGGAATCATAATTCGTAAGTCAACACCTGACATGGCGATTGTTTGTAAGGTGGCGAACATCGCGTCGTCGGGAATTAAGTAAGGTGTTTGCAGCCAAAGGCGTTTTTTGGCAAGTGACATTAGGCGCATAACACCATTGCGCATATTAGCATTGTATTGATCAGGACCGTCGGACACAATTTGTGTGGCCACGTCACCGGGATGAATTTCATTTTCGTCTAAATCAGGGAAAAGTAGGTGATTAAAGGTAATTACTTGCTCTTCTTTTTGAATCGAAGCATTCCAATCCATCACAAAACGTTCCTGTAATAGCAGTGATGCAGAACCAACAATTCGAACCTGACTGTCGCGCCAGTAACCGAATTTCTTTTTACGATTTAAATATTGATCGCCAATATTAAAGCCGCCAGTCCATGAAATTTTGCCATCAATAACAACAATTTTGCGGTGTAAATGATAGTTAATCCGGTAACGAGTGATCATGTTGCGTGAGGTTACAAAAGGCAGAACTTGGCCGCCGACTTGACATAATTGATTGAACCAAGACTTAGTTGCTCCCATTGACCCCCAAGCATCGTAGAGAACGCGGACAGCCACTCCTGCTTGCGCCTTTTTAATC from Lactobacillus sp. ESL0785 encodes:
- the cls gene encoding cardiolipin synthase, producing MTLLRDIIHIIIITNTILAFYIVFHRRRSVSTTWAWLIILLVFPVIGMILYGFFGRGISQENIFAINKQHHIGLRNVQKSITKAPKKISASDTSNKAKMIIHFFDRQGESPLSKNNQVKLYTDGEAMFADLIRDIKNAHETINIEFYTFYNDEIGNEILNLLIKKAQAGVAVRVLYDAWGSMGATKSWFNQLCQVGGQVLPFVTSRNMITRYRINYHLHRKIVVIDGKISWTGGFNIGDQYLNRKKKFGYWRDSQVRIVGSASLLLQERFVMDWNASIQKEEQVITFNHLLFPDLDENEIHPGDVATQIVSDGPDQYNANMRNGVMRLMSLAKKRLWLQTPYLIPDDAMFATLQTIAMSGVDLRIMIPCKPDHPFIYRATQWYANELSRYGVKIYIYNHGFIHAKTIVVDDDFATVGSMNQDYRSYDLNFEDIAIFYDKNFTREVAQTFEQDMQNSTLLTPKMIAQEGRWLRTLQAFSRMLSPIL
- the asnA gene encoding aspartate--ammonia ligase encodes the protein MTLILPEKYHPTLTIRDTEAAIVFIRERFQEILAQKLNLQRMSAPMFVEKDTGLNDNLNGVERPVAFDAKDMPKDDTIEIVHSLAKWKRLALKRYGFGMHEGLYTNMNAIRRDEDMDNFHSIYVDQWDWEKVISKEDRTIDTLEITVNKIYAAIKQIEAECAARYPASTYRLPDEVHFITTQELEDRWPDISPEERENKIAQEEKAVFIMKIGDKLNRSGKPHDGRAPDYDDWQLNGDLIFWYEPLKQKIEISSMGIRVSPESLHEQLTKADCRDREQLPFHQMLLKGELPYSIGGGIGQSRLCMLLLGKAHIGEVQASIWPKDMVTECAKHDIPLL